The genomic region TCACGTGCTTGTCTTCTCTGATTCGGAATACGCCGCGAAGGCCGACGCACGCAAAGCGGGCGTCGGTACTGAGTCACAGATCATATCGCGTGAGGTGTACTCGAAGGTCCAGCAATCCAAGTTCCTCCCGGTTGTCTGTGAATTCGACGACTCAGACGAGCCATTCCTCCCGACCTTTCTCAAGTCCCGCATCTGGATCGACTTTTCCAGCCCTGAAGCTGCGAACGACAACTGGGAGCAGTTGATCCGAGTCCTCTATGGCAAGCCTGCTTACGAGAAGCCGACTCTGGGGAAAGCGCCCATCTACGTCATAACGGATGTTGCCCTGCCAGCCAGCCCCACCGGTGCGAAGTTCGCGGCGCTCAAACAGGCCGTCATTCAGGAGAAGCGAGGGCTGAAGATCTATCGGCAGGACTTTCTCGACGCGTGTCGCGATTATGCGGATGCGCTACGCATTCGAGAGCGACCTGATGTCACAAACTTGGGACAACGCGTTCTGGAGGACTGCGGCAAACTCAAACTCGTGCGCGACCAGATCGTGGATTGGGTCTTGCTGGAAACCAGGGCCAACCCTTCGGAGGAGTTCGGCGAAGCGCTAGTCTCTCTGCTGGAGCAGATGCTCGAACTCAAGTCGCGGCCGCCGGATTTCAACACTTGGAATGACGTGTGGTTCGAGGCGCACCGTGTTTTCGTCTACGAGACGTTTCTGTACATCGTAGCAGCTCTCCTGAAGACTGACTCGTTTGGCAGCCTCCACCTTATTCTCACCAATCACTACCTTCTACCTGAGACAGAGGCGTCTGGGGTGAACCGGTTCGAAACCTTCGATGCGTTCTACGCTTACTCCGAAACGCTCCAGATTCTGGCCTCTGAAGGAAAAAAACTCCACGCTCCTGCGGCGGAACTCATCAAACGGCAGGCGGATCGAACCGACCTGCCATTCGCTGCGGTAATGCAGGCAGAATTGCTCGTGTTGATGATGGCGTTCATCACCGAAGGCTGTCGGTGGTATCCACAGACACTCCACTGTTCTTCTTCGCGTGCTGGCGCATTCCCGTTCTTTCTGAGAGCGACACGGCGCCGCGACTTTCAGAAGCTCGCGAAGATCACGGGGATCGGCACCGCAGACGAACTGCGTGTGGCCGTGAAAGCAGGGCATGAGAGAATTGGAGTGGGCACGTGGCACAACTTCTGGGTAAGTGACTCATCGTTCTGGGGTAGCATGAATATGGATGCCCTGGATACGCTGACGTGATCTAACTAAAGCATGCAGCGGACGGCGCTACGCGCCGCCGCTGCATGCTGGTCGTTTCGGCGGCGAGGAGGGGTTTCGCAGTGCGGTTGCTGCTTCTGCCTGGGATGGACGGCACTGGGCGGTTGTTCGAGCCGTTGTGCGCCGCGCTGCCTCCGTCCGTGAGCGCCGAGGCGCTCGCCTATCCGCCGGACGAGGCGTTGGGCTACGAGGAGCTGCTACCGTTGGCGTTGGCGGCGGCCGATGGCGGGCCGTTCGTGGTGCTGGGAGAGTCGTTCTCGGGGCCGCTCGCGCTCATGCTGGCGGCTCGACGTCCGCCCGGCCTGCGGGGCGTGGTGTTGTGCGCCTCGTTCGTCCGGTCCCCGTTTCCCGTGCCTGTGCGATGGCGGGGCGCGGCGCGGCCGTGGATGTTTCGCGCGGCGCCGCTGCGGCTGCTGTCGTGGGCGCTGCTCGGCCGGCACGGGTTCGGGCGGCTGGGCCGGCTGCTGCGGTCGGCGGCGGGCTCGGCGTCGCCGGTCGCCTTGGCGGCGCGAGCGCGAGCGATTGCCGGCGTGGACGTGACGGCCGAGTTGCGAGCCTGCCCGGCGCCGATCCTCTACCTGCGAGCCGCCGGCGACCTGGTCGTGCGGGCGCGGTGCTGGGAGTTGATCCGCTCGGTACGGCCGGACGTCGAGATCGCGGTCCTGCCGGGACCGCATTTGGTGCTCCAAGCGTCGGCGCGAGAGGCGGCGGATGCGCTGGCGAGGTTCTGCGAGCGGGCGGCCGGGCCGGGCGAGTCGTTGCGAAGCTCAAGATGAGCGGCGGGCGCTGAGGGGCGAGGGCAAGGGGGACGGGTCGAGATTAACACAGCGGACAGGCGACGGCGGCTTTTCGAACATTCCCCCGCCTCGCACGGGCTGAGGAAGTGGAAGATGGAGTGGATGTAATGGACCTGTCCCCTTTTCCATCCCTAGCAGTTGCACGGCAATGATTGCACAATCCTTCCCCCAAGCCAAGGTCACATGGGCGGTGGACTATACCAAAGAGACTGTTTCTAAAGCACATGCCCAGTTGCAAGCATTGTTGGACACTTTCTTCTAGCATAGGGTCAGAAGAATATGACTCAGGAGATCTTAGCTGCAATAAACGTGTCCTTCGGTGATACAGGTTCGCTACGTCGATTTGATGTAGCAGAGATACCCGAAGGCTTGCTATCTATCGAGGATCTCGCATTTCTAAGAGATGCTGGATTGCCAAGTGAAGGCAGAGACGACATTCAATATAATGGCCAAGAATCTGACTTTGCCAGGATTTCGAGTCTGGTCAATTATCGCAGAGACAGAATGAGTGACGGTAATGAACTTACCGTCATCGCTCGTGGACTTGACGCTGTCTTTGGTGTTTCAGCTGAGTCCCGAAAAGTGTACCTCGTCTATCTCGAGCGAGATTACGCTGACGAAGTTGTGAATTCGTCATTGCCGCAGTTTATTGCCAGCAGGTCCCTTTTTTTGGAATACAGCTACGACATCGAGCAGCTGCAACATGACTATGATGCGGTTGATGCAAGAGCGGTATCGTTTTTGAGGTCGCTTCGGGCTCTTGATCCAGAAGCCTTCTCAACTTCCGACAACTACTGGGAGTCAAAGTTGGTCGCGGCCGGATTCGGTGAAAAGATTGACTGGCGATAATTGGATGGACGCCCTGCGCGTGCGTGCCTAGCGCCACCGAGGATGAGATAAGTGCTACGATTTCTACAATGCGTACTTCTATTCGCTGGGATTGTTCATTCCGCACATGCGACTCCTCTGGTTCTGGTTGAGAGCCAGGCCAGCGGGAGCGTCAATGGCAGCAACAAGACTTCGTTCGTTCCCGTGACGTCGTTCCACGTCGACCAATGGAATCAGTACCGCAACCTGCGCAGCGAGGTCGATTGGAACCTGGGCCTACAAACCTCGGCGCGAGGTCGGATGACCTGGGAGGTCGACGCCTACAGCGCGTATCGCCCGAGGGCAAAGGGGGAGGGCAAAGGGGACAGGTCCAGATTAACACAGCGGACAGGCGTCGGCGGCTTTTCGAACATTTCCCCGCCCCGCACGGGCTGAGGAAGTGGAAGATGGAGTGGAGGAAATGGACCTGTCCCCTTTTCCATCCCCGGCGCGAGAGGCGGCGGATGCGGTGGCGAGGTTCTGCGAGCGGGCGGCCGGGCCGGGCGAGTCGTTGCGAAGCTCAAGATGAGCGGCGGGCGCTGGTTCCCGATAAAGTTGGGCGAGGCTTGGGCGGCAATTCACCGGCGGCAATTCACCGGCGGCTGTTCACCGGCGGCTAGCGCCGTCCGCTCATGGCTTCGTGCCGATGGCAACGACGGATCGGCCGCTCACTGCCCCTCGGGCGTGATCGCGAACAGGTGGCTGCGATTGGAGATCAGCAGGATGTTGTCGGCGACAATGGGGGTGCTGTAGACGCTGTTGCCCATGTTGCGGGTGCCGTAGTACGGTTCGAGCATGCCGCCGTCCTGCTGCATGGCGACGTTCGGGTCGGCCGAGTGGCGGAAGACGGCCACCTCGCCGTCTTCGTCGCCGATGTAGACCTTGTCCTCGACGATCAGGGGCGAGCCCCACGAGGCGGACAGCATGTCGTAGACCCAATTCCGCTCGCCCGTCTTGGCGTTGAGGCAGTGGAACAGGCCGCTGTAGTCGGCGATGTAGAGGATGTCGTCGCGAATGGCGACCGTGCCGATCGTGCGGTGCATGACCTCCTCGAACGCGATCTCGCCGTCGCCGTCGTAGTCCGCGGCGTCGTATTTCCAGACGACGGCCGAGTTGGGGTTGGGGCGGACGATGTCGCCGTCCTGGGGCACCGCGGCTTGGACCCGCTTGTAGGGGATCGGGGTCTGCGGGTCGGCGGCGTTGAAGACCAGTTCGGGGCTGACGTCGCCCCGTTTGTGCGGGTCGATGCACCACAGGCCGCCGATTCCTTCGCCGTGCTCGGGGTCCTGTCCCGTGGCGACGTAGACCAGCCCGTCGTACACCACGGGCGTGGCGATGATGTCGTTGCGGGTCCCCTTGCCCATGAGTTCCAGCTTGGCGAGCTTGGGATTCGTGTCGAACTTCCAGAGGAGCTTGCTGCCGCCCTGGCCGTCGCCCGCGGGGTCGAACGCGTAGAGCCAGCCGTCGCCGCCGCCGAACAGGACTTGGGCCTGGCCGTCGAACTCGCCGTAAGCGGGGCTCGACCATTGGCCGTGGTGGATGTTGTCGCGGGGCGAGTTGTCGGTCCACAGGACTTCGCCCGTGTGCTTGTTCATGGCGAAGAAGCTGGGAGCGTCCGGGGCCGGGATGTAGTTGTGCTCGACGTCGACCCCGTTGGAGGTCATCACGAACAGGACGTCGCCGACGCAGGTGATCGAGCAACTGCACATGTTGTGCTGCGAGATCCCCATCTCGGTCATCATGTTGTAGACCCACACGACGTCGGCCTCTTGGAGCATGTCGTAGGGCTGCTTGACGCCGTCGGCCTGGGCCTTGACCTCCTGCTGCTCGTCGACGAAGGGGCCGTCGTTTTCGCCGTCGTGAAAGCCCTCGACGTCGAGACACCGCACCTCGCCCCGGCTGGTGACGAACCACAGGCGGTCCCCCTCGCAGTACGGAGCGCAGCAGATTCCCTGCAGGGGCCAGTCGTGCACGCGGCCGGTGGGGAGCTTCTCGCTGCTGTGCTGCCAGAGGAACTTGCCGGTTTTCAAATCGAAGCAGATCAGGCAGCCCAGGTCGACGTTGCCCGGATATCGCTTGAGCCACCCCCCCGAGTTGTTCGTGCCGATGAACACTTTGCCGCCGTGGACGGTGGCGTTGCCGTAGGTTTGCGAACCGAGCTTGGCGACCCATTTGACGTTCTTGGCGTCGGTCGGATCCCAGTCGCCCGTTTCGTAGTCGAAGTCGCCGACCTCCCACTCGACCGGCACGTCGCGGCCCGTGGGGGTGTTGTTGCGACCGGGCGAACCGCCCCACTGCGACCAGTCGACGTTGGGGGCCTCGTCGGCGGCGGTCGCCGCGGCGGTTTCGCCGACCACGCGCGCAAGTTGCACGCTGCACGCCCACCCGGCGAGCATCGCGGCCAGCAGCAGGGCGAGTCGGGACGAGCGACGCGTAGTGAGCAAAGCGAACATCTGTCGTTACCTGGGGATCCCGGGGGGGAATTCGGCGGGCGGACCAGCCGCGGCGAGCCAGCGGAGCGCGGGAACCGCAGGACCGCCAGCCCGCATGTGCGAGCTCGGTCGAGCAGTCAGTCGTTCGGGGTCACGTGGACGTTGTCGATCGCAAATTCGGCGTCCTGGGTGTTGCCGAACAGGCCGGGGCTCCCCGACTTCTGCGGCGACTTGTCATTCATCTCGACGTTCCACGCCTCGGGCTCGGCCTCGTTGCGGGGCCACATCTTGCCGAGCACACGGGCTTCGTCCTCGTGCTGTTCGACGCGCAGCTTCAGGCGATACCAGACGTCGGCCGCGGCCTTGAACTCGGTCGTGGCGCAGAGCCGATGGTCGTGGGAGCTCCAACTGTAAATCCGCAAGTCGCGGCTTTCGGAGCGGATCGTCATCGTGTAGCCGCTGTTGATCACCCCCGCGTCGGGGAGCTTGCCCTTGCCCTCGGTCAGCAGCAGGTCGGCTTCGATCGTGTAGTCGTGCAAGTGGGCCGGACCCATGAACAATTGGCTGCGCGTGCCGAGCTTGTTGTTGGGATCGCGCGGGGTGGGAAGCAGATTGCGTTTGACGATCGCCTGTTCGCCGCCGATCTCGCGGGGGACGAACCGCACGCGACCGCCGACCCAGGAGATCGGGGGGCCGGTCTCGTCGTTGAAGTCGAACTTCCACGGCAACGCGGGAACGATCCGCACGCGGGCCGTTCCGGCGAGCTCGCCCGCCTTGCAGGTCACCAGGGCCGCGTCGTGAATCACCTCGTTGGGGGCGGTGTAGACGCCGTCGGCCGAGACGCTGCCCGGGCCCTTGACCGTGAATTCCGGCGCACCGCCGGCCGGGCCCTCGACAAGCTGCCCGTCGGAGTTGTACAGCCGGGGGACCAGCTTCACCGACTCGCCCGGCGCCACGAGCGAATCGAACGGCGCCAGCTGCAGGTGAGCCGGTTCGGGATTGTCGTCGACGGGCTTCTCCTCGGGCGGCGGGGGGAGCGGGTCCGCCGCGGGCTGCTGACCGGTCCCCAGGCAGTAGATCGCGTCGGAGGTCGGCAGATAGATCCTCCCGCGGGCGACGATCGGCGAACCGTCGTTCGACTCGCCGTTGAGGTTCAGCCGGTGGACGAAATCCGCGTTGTTGCCGTTGGGGCGCAGGATGTACCACCGTCCGCTTCCGGTGCAAGCGTAGACTTTGCCGTCAGCGTAGAGCGGGGTGCTCCGCATGCCGGTTCCCAACGCCTTCTTATTGAGCGTCTTCCCCGTGGCGGGGTCGAGCAGGTGGAGCTTCGCCCGATCGTCGACGATCCACAGCTTGCCGTCGATCAGCAGCGGCGAGCTCCTGCCCGCCATGATCTCGTAGGAGATCCACTTCTGTTTCTTGGCGAGGTCGCCCCGCTGGGTGGCGTCGATCGCCACGACGGCGCCCATGGTCGTGCCGATCGTGTTTTCCTCGCTGTGCGAGGCGTAAACGACGTCGCCCGCCACGAGCGGCGACACGTTGAGCCCGGCCCGCGAGAAGGGGAAGTGCCAGAGCGGCACGCCCGTGCGGGGCTGGAAGCCCCACAGCTCGCCGTCCCCCGAGCCGAACACCAACTGCCGCACCCCCCCGACGACCGCAATCGCCGGGGTCGAGTAGGTCGTGTCGTACGGCGAAATCCCGGTGCCGTTGAGCCAGCGGATCTCGCCGGTCGCTTTGTCCATGGCGATGAATCGGTGGGCGGGGCGAGCCAAGCCGCCGAACTCCGGGGTGTCCCCCCAACCGACCACCACGGCGCTGATCAGGACCATGTCCTCGAAGATCACCGGCACGTTCGTCCGGCCGCCGTAGGTCGAGATCGTCCCGATCTCCTCGTGCAGACTGCGCGACCAGACGACCTGCCCGCTCTCGCCGTCGAGACAGCAGAAGTACCCGCACACCCCTTGGGCGTAGACTCGGCCCGTTTCGGGGTCGACGACGCAACTCGACCAGGCGACCCGGGTGTCGGGAACCTCGGACAAGTAGACGTTGAAGATATGCTCCCACAGCGTCTCGCCGGTCGAGGCGTTGAGGCAGACCACCTTCTCTTGCTCGTAGGGCGTGCCGGGATGATGCCTCACCAGGACGTAAAGCCGTTCGCCGAACGCGACGGGAGTGGAACGGGTCCCCAGGTCGCCGCGCTTCCAGAGCAGATTGCTCCCCTCGCCGCCGGCGGGCTTCCAGGAGTCGGGGAGGTTCTTTTCGGTCGAGACGCTGTTTTGCTGCGGGCCTCTCCAGTGGGGCCAGTCGGCGTCGGGGACGTCGGCGGCACACGCCGCGGCGGCCCAGCCGAGCCATGCGACCGCAGCGCCGCCGCGGAGAACTCCCCAGGCGCAACCGACGGCGCTCACGAAACGCGACGCAGCGGCGGGCAAAGCAATCAGCATGAAATCACTCGCGGGAAGCGCCCGGCTGATCGCAGCAGGCGATCGCGGGACTCGTGGCAGACGCCGGCGAAAGGGGGGCCGAGGCGACGAATACTGCTAGAGTGCGGGAAGTTTGCCGATTTCGCAATGGGCGCCGGCGACGAAAGAACTCCTCGCCGCAACGCACGGTGAAAGGCCATACGCGCCGCCGTGCGCGCATCGGGCTGTAAACTGGGGAATTCCTGCGTCCAGTAACGGTTGCAGGGCCGCTAAAGAGCCGCGCGGGCAGCTTACAACCGGCGCCCCAGGAGGAGGTTTCCTGGCCGGCAAAGTTTGCCTAACAGTCGACGTAACCCAGTTGCTGAAAATTACTTCGGGGCTCTCAAGGCGTCTTCTCGGCGGGACCGATACCACGGATGTCGCCAACAGAACTGCGATGAGCAACTCTGCGGCGACGCCCCGATTAGCGCATCAACATGCCGGCTTCCCCTTCGAGCTATGGATTGGCTCGACCGGAGTTGACGCCTAACTTTTGGGGACCCCGCCTCGCGACACCCCGCCTTGACTCGGCCGGAACCCCTCCGGCTCCCGCGCTCCCGCCCCGTACACCCCGCCTTGGCACGCGCCACCTCCACGTCCTAACGACGAACCACCCAGGGAGGGTGCGGAGACGACGACTGGCCCCCGGCCGTCGGCATGAGTTCTCGCGAGGTTGTCCCCAACCTATAGGAGATGTTCTGTGATGAAATGGAACCTGTTAGGAGCGCTCTTGGTGAGCATCTGCCTGGCGGGACAGTCCTCTGCGGCTGGACTGCTCGACAAGATGCTTGACGGCGGCGTCGGCTGCGACGACGTCAACCTGTGT from Pirellulales bacterium harbors:
- a CDS encoding TIR domain-containing protein, with translation MKPRVFISYSWSSPGHQARIRQWAEQLVNDGVDVVLDIWDLKEGDDKYAFMEKMATDESVTHVLVFSDSEYAAKADARKAGVGTESQIISREVYSKVQQSKFLPVVCEFDDSDEPFLPTFLKSRIWIDFSSPEAANDNWEQLIRVLYGKPAYEKPTLGKAPIYVITDVALPASPTGAKFAALKQAVIQEKRGLKIYRQDFLDACRDYADALRIRERPDVTNLGQRVLEDCGKLKLVRDQIVDWVLLETRANPSEEFGEALVSLLEQMLELKSRPPDFNTWNDVWFEAHRVFVYETFLYIVAALLKTDSFGSLHLILTNHYLLPETEASGVNRFETFDAFYAYSETLQILASEGKKLHAPAAELIKRQADRTDLPFAAVMQAELLVLMMAFITEGCRWYPQTLHCSSSRAGAFPFFLRATRRRDFQKLAKITGIGTADELRVAVKAGHERIGVGTWHNFWVSDSSFWGSMNMDALDTLT
- a CDS encoding SUKH-4 family immunity protein; protein product: MTQEILAAINVSFGDTGSLRRFDVAEIPEGLLSIEDLAFLRDAGLPSEGRDDIQYNGQESDFARISSLVNYRRDRMSDGNELTVIARGLDAVFGVSAESRKVYLVYLERDYADEVVNSSLPQFIASRSLFLEYSYDIEQLQHDYDAVDARAVSFLRSLRALDPEAFSTSDNYWESKLVAAGFGEKIDWR
- a CDS encoding PQQ-binding-like beta-propeller repeat protein; amino-acid sequence: MFALLTTRRSSRLALLLAAMLAGWACSVQLARVVGETAAATAADEAPNVDWSQWGGSPGRNNTPTGRDVPVEWEVGDFDYETGDWDPTDAKNVKWVAKLGSQTYGNATVHGGKVFIGTNNSGGWLKRYPGNVDLGCLICFDLKTGKFLWQHSSEKLPTGRVHDWPLQGICCAPYCEGDRLWFVTSRGEVRCLDVEGFHDGENDGPFVDEQQEVKAQADGVKQPYDMLQEADVVWVYNMMTEMGISQHNMCSCSITCVGDVLFVMTSNGVDVEHNYIPAPDAPSFFAMNKHTGEVLWTDNSPRDNIHHGQWSSPAYGEFDGQAQVLFGGGDGWLYAFDPAGDGQGGSKLLWKFDTNPKLAKLELMGKGTRNDIIATPVVYDGLVYVATGQDPEHGEGIGGLWCIDPHKRGDVSPELVFNAADPQTPIPYKRVQAAVPQDGDIVRPNPNSAVVWKYDAADYDGDGEIAFEEVMHRTIGTVAIRDDILYIADYSGLFHCLNAKTGERNWVYDMLSASWGSPLIVEDKVYIGDEDGEVAVFRHSADPNVAMQQDGGMLEPYYGTRNMGNSVYSTPIVADNILLISNRSHLFAITPEGQ
- a CDS encoding PQQ-binding-like beta-propeller repeat protein; this encodes MLIALPAAASRFVSAVGCAWGVLRGGAAVAWLGWAAAACAADVPDADWPHWRGPQQNSVSTEKNLPDSWKPAGGEGSNLLWKRGDLGTRSTPVAFGERLYVLVRHHPGTPYEQEKVVCLNASTGETLWEHIFNVYLSEVPDTRVAWSSCVVDPETGRVYAQGVCGYFCCLDGESGQVVWSRSLHEEIGTISTYGGRTNVPVIFEDMVLISAVVVGWGDTPEFGGLARPAHRFIAMDKATGEIRWLNGTGISPYDTTYSTPAIAVVGGVRQLVFGSGDGELWGFQPRTGVPLWHFPFSRAGLNVSPLVAGDVVYASHSEENTIGTTMGAVVAIDATQRGDLAKKQKWISYEIMAGRSSPLLIDGKLWIVDDRAKLHLLDPATGKTLNKKALGTGMRSTPLYADGKVYACTGSGRWYILRPNGNNADFVHRLNLNGESNDGSPIVARGRIYLPTSDAIYCLGTGQQPAADPLPPPPEEKPVDDNPEPAHLQLAPFDSLVAPGESVKLVPRLYNSDGQLVEGPAGGAPEFTVKGPGSVSADGVYTAPNEVIHDAALVTCKAGELAGTARVRIVPALPWKFDFNDETGPPISWVGGRVRFVPREIGGEQAIVKRNLLPTPRDPNNKLGTRSQLFMGPAHLHDYTIEADLLLTEGKGKLPDAGVINSGYTMTIRSESRDLRIYSWSSHDHRLCATTEFKAAADVWYRLKLRVEQHEDEARVLGKMWPRNEAEPEAWNVEMNDKSPQKSGSPGLFGNTQDAEFAIDNVHVTPND